Proteins found in one Timaviella obliquedivisa GSE-PSE-MK23-08B genomic segment:
- a CDS encoding NAD(P)H-dependent oxidoreductase has translation MVKIVGIVGSLREGSYSQQALKVAVQKVADLGADVEIVDLRSLHLPFCDGGDDYSAYPDVAKLSQTVKAADGLILATPEYHGSVSGVLKNALDLMGFEELSGKVTGLISVLGGQPNSNALNDLRTILRWVHAWTIPEQVAIGQAWQAFGKDGELLDNKLAQRFDSFARSLVENTQKLQGATLAQAS, from the coding sequence ATGGTGAAAATCGTTGGGATTGTGGGAAGTTTGAGGGAAGGTTCTTATAGTCAGCAAGCATTGAAAGTTGCGGTGCAAAAAGTTGCAGATCTGGGGGCTGACGTGGAAATTGTGGATTTGCGATCACTTCATCTTCCCTTTTGTGATGGCGGTGATGATTACTCTGCATATCCTGATGTGGCAAAGCTGAGTCAAACGGTTAAAGCCGCTGATGGTCTGATTTTAGCGACACCCGAATACCATGGCAGTGTCAGTGGTGTCCTCAAAAATGCCCTTGATCTGATGGGATTTGAAGAACTTTCAGGCAAAGTAACAGGGCTGATTAGTGTCTTAGGTGGGCAACCCAACAGCAATGCGCTCAACGATTTGCGCACTATTCTTCGCTGGGTTCATGCTTGGACTATTCCTGAGCAAGTGGCGATCGGGCAAGCTTGGCAGGCGTTTGGAAAAGATGGTGAACTGCTAGATAACAAACTCGCCCAACGATTTGATTCATTTGCTCGGAGCTTGGTAGAAAACACTCAAAAACTGCAAGGAGCAACTTTGGCTCAGGCATCTTAA
- a CDS encoding fatty acid desaturase, whose product MSEAIKPLTVPRQLLGPPGAFNPTLIVFLLAVLMAVFSTLGYWYWDWLGWCCFVINTIALHLVGTVIHDASHNVAHKNRIMNSILGHGSALMLGFSFPVFTRVHMQHHANVNDPENDPDHYVSTGGPLWLIAARFFYHEIFFFKRKLWRKYELLEWFLARLAVGVVIYLAVQYDFLGYVFDFWFSPALVVGLALGLFFDYLPHRPFQERDRWKNARVYPNSILNILIMGQNYHLIHHLWPSIPWYNYQQAYRDIQPLLDAKGCHQSLGLLKGKDFWSFIYDLFLGIRFHGHKSEPSPDSEQLVRSIASKSSPEKT is encoded by the coding sequence ATGTCGGAGGCAATAAAGCCCCTGACTGTGCCGAGACAGTTGTTAGGTCCGCCGGGTGCTTTTAACCCAACGCTGATAGTTTTTCTACTAGCAGTGTTAATGGCAGTCTTTTCGACCCTAGGCTACTGGTACTGGGATTGGTTGGGCTGGTGTTGTTTCGTGATTAATACGATCGCCCTTCATCTGGTGGGTACGGTCATTCACGATGCTTCACATAATGTGGCGCATAAAAACCGCATCATGAATTCAATTCTGGGGCATGGGAGTGCGTTAATGCTGGGGTTTTCCTTCCCAGTATTTACTCGTGTCCATATGCAGCATCACGCAAATGTCAACGATCCCGAGAATGATCCTGATCACTATGTCTCTACGGGTGGTCCGCTTTGGCTGATCGCAGCGCGTTTCTTCTATCACGAGATTTTCTTCTTTAAAAGAAAACTATGGCGAAAATATGAACTCCTTGAGTGGTTTCTTGCCCGCTTGGCAGTCGGTGTCGTGATTTATCTGGCAGTTCAGTATGACTTTTTAGGGTACGTTTTCGATTTCTGGTTTTCCCCAGCCTTGGTGGTAGGACTAGCTTTAGGACTATTTTTTGACTACTTACCTCATCGTCCTTTTCAAGAACGCGATCGCTGGAAAAATGCCAGAGTCTACCCTAACTCCATCCTCAATATTTTGATTATGGGTCAGAATTACCACTTAATTCATCATCTCTGGCCCTCTATCCCTTGGTACAACTATCAACAGGCTTATCGAGACATCCAACCTTTGTTAGATGCCAAAGGCTGTCATCAGTCTTTAGGGCTGCTGAAAGGGAAAGACTTTTGGAGTTTTATTTATGATTTGTTTTTAGGAATTCGATTTCATGGTCATAAGAGTGAACCATCACCAGACTCTGAGCAGTTGGTACGATCGATCGCTTCAAAGTCTTCCCCCGAGAAAACTTAG
- a CDS encoding tetratricopeptide repeat protein — translation MDISSFTGQSKHTRRLTRVMETKSHAGGSTHKRWQPKSHRNHSSPSQLLPLVFKPESDLMLRQRSLAKAKMGHYDEAIALFTQLIERNPLNATDYSNRGLTYFQSGRRDEAFADYSRAIELNPRLDGAYNNRANYHAAQGQFLEAILDYDMALDLNPANIRAWINQGITFRDLEMYERAIESFDLALHLGCLKGHIYAERGRTHHLYGDWNCAIADYQRAIVNMPETLASNRLYLQVELWMDELLAPLHG, via the coding sequence ATGGACATTAGCTCTTTTACGGGTCAAAGCAAGCATACAAGACGATTGACCAGAGTCATGGAAACGAAGTCTCATGCAGGTGGCTCTACCCATAAGCGTTGGCAGCCCAAGTCCCACAGAAATCATTCTAGTCCTTCGCAATTGTTACCCTTAGTTTTCAAACCAGAGTCTGATTTGATGCTACGCCAAAGGAGTTTAGCGAAGGCTAAGATGGGTCACTATGATGAGGCGATCGCCCTTTTTACCCAGCTTATTGAGCGTAACCCCCTTAATGCAACTGATTATAGCAACCGTGGCTTAACCTACTTTCAGAGCGGACGACGAGATGAAGCATTTGCAGATTATAGCCGCGCTATTGAGCTAAACCCGCGTCTGGATGGAGCATACAACAATAGGGCGAACTACCACGCCGCGCAAGGACAATTCTTAGAAGCAATCTTGGACTACGATATGGCGCTAGATTTGAATCCTGCGAACATTCGTGCCTGGATTAATCAGGGTATTACGTTTCGGGATTTGGAGATGTATGAACGGGCGATCGAAAGCTTCGATCTGGCGCTCCACTTAGGTTGCCTGAAAGGGCATATCTATGCAGAGCGCGGTAGAACTCATCATCTTTACGGAGATTGGAACTGTGCGATCGCTGACTACCAAAGAGCGATCGTAAACATGCCTGAGACTCTAGCTTCTAATCGCCTTTACTTACAAGTCGAACTTTGGATGGACGAATTGCTTGCACCTTTGCATGGGTAG
- a CDS encoding SDR family oxidoreductase, with amino-acid sequence MFENKSIFLAGASRGVGREIAQILTRACQVKALLRTDAAQAELESLGIKTVRGDALNSTELEAAMLAEPVWAVISTVGGLPKDGERADYLGNKNLVDAALKAGVQKFILVSSIGSGNSAIALPPAALETLRPVLIEKAQAEQYLISSGLTYVIIRPGGLKSESATGNGVLTPDPTIAGTIHRPDVARLVCQCLESDRADNRVLSAVDRQMTYGQADFETLSFS; translated from the coding sequence GTGTTTGAGAACAAATCCATTTTTTTAGCAGGAGCCAGCCGAGGCGTAGGGAGAGAAATTGCTCAGATCCTGACAAGAGCTTGTCAGGTCAAAGCCTTGTTGCGAACCGATGCTGCTCAAGCTGAATTAGAAAGCTTAGGCATTAAGACCGTTAGAGGCGATGCTCTCAATTCTACAGAGCTAGAGGCAGCCATGCTGGCAGAGCCTGTTTGGGCAGTAATTAGCACCGTCGGCGGACTTCCTAAAGACGGAGAGCGGGCAGATTACTTGGGTAACAAAAACTTAGTTGATGCAGCACTTAAAGCAGGTGTGCAGAAGTTTATTCTGGTCTCTTCCATTGGCAGTGGAAATAGCGCGATCGCCTTGCCTCCCGCAGCCCTAGAAACTTTGCGTCCTGTCTTGATTGAGAAAGCGCAGGCAGAGCAGTACCTCATTAGCAGCGGCTTAACCTATGTCATTATTCGTCCTGGTGGGCTGAAGTCTGAATCTGCTACAGGAAACGGTGTATTAACGCCTGATCCAACGATCGCCGGAACCATTCACCGACCTGATGTAGCCAGACTTGTCTGCCAATGCCTAGAGTCCGACCGAGCAGACAACCGGGTGCTGTCGGCGGTCGATCGCCAAATGACCTATGGGCAAGCAGACTTTGAAACTTTAAGCTTTTCCTAA
- the obgE gene encoding GTPase ObgE: MQFIDQAEIQVKAGDGGDGKVAFRREKYVPAGGPAGGNGGLGGSVILKAVDNLQTLLDFRYAHIFKAEDGERGGSKNMTGASGNDRIIEVPCGTVVYDANTDEVIGDLVSTNQTLCIASGGKGGLGNKHFLSNSNRAPERALPGLPGEERFIRLELKLLAEVGIIGLPNAGKSTLISALSAARPKVADYPFTTLVPNLGVVQKPSGDGTVFADIPGLIEGAHLGTGLGHDFLRHIERTRVLLHLVDVTQEAPIEAYQTIQAELMAYGRGLPERPQIVALSKIDAIAPNDPLVEDLKAQLEDLSGCPVFVISAVARVGLDPLLQQVWQVLDAETEAQRAIEAQLVEALQTT, from the coding sequence ATGCAATTTATAGACCAAGCAGAAATTCAGGTTAAAGCAGGGGATGGAGGCGATGGAAAAGTCGCATTTCGTCGAGAAAAATATGTACCCGCCGGAGGTCCAGCCGGAGGGAATGGAGGGCTAGGGGGTTCGGTGATCCTGAAGGCGGTCGATAACTTGCAGACTTTGCTCGACTTTCGCTACGCCCACATTTTCAAAGCAGAGGATGGCGAGCGCGGGGGGTCAAAAAATATGACGGGTGCTTCAGGAAACGATCGCATCATCGAAGTTCCTTGTGGCACAGTGGTTTACGATGCCAATACCGACGAGGTGATCGGCGATTTAGTCAGCACCAACCAAACTCTCTGCATTGCGTCAGGTGGCAAGGGTGGACTAGGGAACAAGCATTTTCTCAGCAACAGCAATCGCGCCCCCGAACGGGCATTACCCGGATTACCTGGCGAAGAGCGATTTATTCGCCTGGAACTGAAGCTACTCGCAGAAGTTGGCATTATTGGGCTACCCAACGCTGGAAAGTCAACTCTGATTTCTGCTCTATCAGCGGCGCGTCCCAAGGTGGCAGATTACCCATTTACAACTCTGGTGCCCAACTTGGGTGTCGTGCAGAAGCCCAGCGGAGATGGCACCGTTTTTGCAGATATTCCTGGGTTAATAGAAGGTGCGCACTTGGGAACAGGATTAGGGCACGACTTTCTTCGGCACATTGAACGGACGCGGGTACTGCTGCACTTAGTAGATGTGACCCAGGAAGCGCCGATTGAAGCTTACCAAACGATTCAGGCAGAACTGATGGCATACGGACGAGGTTTGCCAGAGCGTCCGCAAATTGTGGCACTGAGTAAAATAGACGCGATCGCCCCTAATGACCCGCTCGTAGAAGATCTCAAGGCTCAATTGGAAGACCTTAGTGGCTGTCCAGTATTCGTCATTTCTGCGGTGGCAAGGGTAGGATTAGACCCTCTGTTGCAGCAGGTTTGGCAAGTTTTAGATGCGGAAACAGAAGCTCAGAGGGCGATCGAGGCGCAGCTTGTAGAAGCGCTACAAACGACGTAA
- the gmd gene encoding GDP-mannose 4,6-dehydratase, which translates to MTQKKRALITGITGQDGSYLSELLLDKGYEVHGIIRRTSTFNTDRIDHIYDDPHEESARLFLHYGDLTDGTTLRRILEDVKPTEIYNLGAQSHVRVSFDSPEYTVDAVGMGTLRLLEAIRDYQHRTGIEVRFYQAGSSEMYGKVQEVPQREDTPFYPRSPYACAKVYAHWQTVNYRESYNLFACNGILFNHESPRRGETFVTRKITRAVAHIVAGKQKKLFMGNLESKRDWGYAKDYVQAMWLMLQQETPDDYVVATGETHAISEFLDLAFGYVNLDWHDYVEFDSRYLRPAEVELLIGDPAKVKQKLGWEPSVTFEQLVYLMVEADLKALGLVPLNGHTIQSTSDNATVRHSVSLMA; encoded by the coding sequence ATGACGCAGAAGAAACGCGCACTGATCACAGGAATTACTGGTCAAGACGGCTCCTACTTGAGCGAACTCTTGTTGGATAAGGGTTACGAAGTTCATGGCATTATTCGCCGAACCTCAACCTTTAACACCGATCGCATTGATCACATCTATGATGATCCCCACGAGGAAAGCGCTCGTCTATTTTTACATTATGGAGATTTAACAGATGGCACGACGCTGCGCCGCATTTTAGAAGACGTTAAACCCACTGAGATCTATAACTTGGGCGCGCAGTCACATGTTCGGGTTAGTTTTGACTCACCTGAATACACTGTTGATGCAGTTGGGATGGGTACCCTGCGCTTGTTAGAAGCAATCCGAGATTATCAGCACCGAACAGGGATTGAAGTGCGATTTTACCAAGCTGGATCTTCAGAAATGTATGGGAAAGTGCAAGAAGTTCCTCAGAGGGAGGACACGCCTTTTTATCCTCGAAGTCCTTATGCCTGTGCCAAGGTTTATGCCCATTGGCAAACAGTGAACTACCGAGAATCTTATAACCTATTTGCTTGTAACGGCATTTTGTTTAACCATGAGTCGCCTCGACGGGGCGAAACCTTTGTAACTCGCAAAATTACTCGGGCGGTTGCCCACATTGTTGCTGGGAAACAAAAGAAACTTTTCATGGGTAACTTGGAATCTAAGCGCGATTGGGGCTACGCCAAAGACTATGTACAGGCTATGTGGTTGATGTTGCAGCAAGAAACTCCCGATGACTATGTAGTGGCAACTGGCGAAACCCATGCCATTAGCGAATTTCTCGACCTTGCTTTTGGTTATGTCAATCTAGATTGGCACGACTATGTAGAATTTGATTCTCGCTATCTCCGCCCCGCCGAAGTAGAACTGTTAATTGGTGATCCTGCAAAAGTTAAGCAAAAGCTGGGCTGGGAGCCTTCAGTTACTTTTGAACAACTCGTTTATTTAATGGTTGAAGCTGACCTCAAAGCTCTAGGTTTAGTTCCTCTCAACGGACATACCATTCAATCGACTTCTGATAATGCAACTGTTCGCCATAGCGTCAGCCTGATGGCTTAG
- a CDS encoding GDP-L-fucose synthase, whose translation MTSTPLELKNQRILVTGGAGFLGRQVIDQLCQAGADPSKFTVLRSRDYDLRQMEACQRAVDQQDIVVHLAAHVGGIGLNREKPAELFYDNLMMGTQLIHAAYEAGVKKFTCVGTICAYPKFTPVPFKEDDIWNGYPEETNAPYGIAKKALLVQLQAYRQQYGFDGIYLLPVNLYGPEDNFDPRSSHVIPALIRKVYEAQQRGDKQIPVWGDGSPTREFLYSTDAARGIVMGTQLYSNGEPVNLGTGIEITIKDLITLICNLMEYQGEIVWETHQPNGQPRRCLDTERAKQAFGFMAEVGFEAGLRNTIAWYRQNAV comes from the coding sequence ATGACCTCAACTCCACTTGAATTAAAAAATCAGCGCATCTTGGTGACAGGTGGTGCTGGGTTTCTCGGTCGGCAGGTAATAGACCAGTTGTGTCAGGCAGGAGCCGACCCCAGCAAATTTACTGTGTTGCGATCGCGCGATTACGATCTCCGTCAGATGGAAGCCTGTCAGCGCGCCGTGGATCAACAAGATATTGTCGTTCATCTGGCAGCCCACGTTGGCGGCATCGGCTTAAACCGTGAAAAGCCTGCCGAGTTGTTCTACGACAACTTGATGATGGGCACTCAACTGATTCATGCTGCATACGAAGCAGGCGTGAAGAAGTTTACCTGTGTCGGTACCATTTGCGCCTACCCCAAATTTACCCCCGTTCCCTTTAAAGAAGACGATATTTGGAATGGTTATCCTGAGGAAACAAACGCACCTTACGGTATTGCCAAGAAAGCGCTGTTGGTGCAACTTCAAGCCTATCGGCAGCAGTATGGTTTCGATGGCATTTACCTCTTACCCGTCAATCTGTATGGCCCTGAAGATAACTTCGATCCTCGCAGTTCTCACGTGATTCCAGCACTGATTCGCAAGGTGTACGAGGCACAGCAACGGGGCGACAAACAAATTCCGGTTTGGGGCGATGGTAGCCCTACCCGCGAGTTCCTGTATTCGACTGATGCGGCACGAGGGATTGTGATGGGCACTCAGCTTTATAGCAATGGTGAACCCGTGAATTTGGGAACAGGTATCGAGATCACAATCAAGGACTTGATTACCTTGATCTGCAACTTGATGGAATATCAAGGGGAAATTGTTTGGGAAACTCACCAACCTAACGGTCAGCCTCGACGCTGTTTGGATACGGAACGAGCAAAGCAAGCGTTTGGCTTTATGGCTGAAGTGGGCTTTGAGGCAGGTTTACGCAATACGATCGCCTGGTACCGCCAGAACGCTGTGTAA
- a CDS encoding ion transporter, translating to MSLQQKIRFYLEDIETPVGRWINLGITGLVLISSAIFVAETYAIPTHIRFYLDSLNQIILALFSIEYLLRLWSTERRIHYVFSLYGVIDLLVILPFLLTTVDISFIRIFRWFRVLRLIRFVEGRTIFGYISREDSVIFIRILFTLSTIVFVYSGLIYQVEHSVNPDQFNTFLDAIYFSVATMTTVGFGDITPISEVGRLLTVLMILTGIALIPWQLGDLIKQLVKTSKQIEIRCDCGLAAHDADAQYCKSCGNTLLTTGLSCELSTQKILYPTENHTSKP from the coding sequence ATGTCACTACAACAAAAAATCAGGTTCTATTTGGAAGACATTGAAACCCCAGTGGGACGATGGATTAATCTGGGTATTACCGGACTAGTGCTCATCTCTTCCGCAATCTTTGTAGCAGAGACTTATGCCATCCCAACTCATATTCGCTTTTATTTAGATAGCCTAAACCAAATTATCCTAGCTCTGTTCTCCATCGAATATCTGTTGCGTCTTTGGAGCACTGAACGGAGGATTCACTATGTCTTTAGCCTCTACGGGGTAATTGATCTTCTTGTAATTCTCCCGTTCTTGTTAACGACTGTCGATATTTCCTTCATCCGAATCTTTCGTTGGTTCCGAGTTCTTCGCCTAATTCGCTTTGTTGAAGGAAGAACTATTTTTGGTTACATCAGCCGAGAAGACAGCGTTATATTTATCAGAATTCTGTTCACATTATCTACTATTGTTTTCGTGTATTCTGGCTTAATTTATCAAGTTGAACATTCTGTCAACCCTGATCAGTTCAACACGTTCTTAGATGCCATTTACTTTTCGGTTGCAACCATGACCACGGTAGGATTTGGCGACATCACACCAATTTCAGAAGTAGGTCGATTATTGACAGTGCTGATGATTTTAACGGGCATTGCCCTGATTCCCTGGCAATTAGGAGACTTGATTAAACAGTTGGTTAAAACCTCTAAACAAATCGAAATTCGCTGTGATTGTGGTTTAGCAGCGCATGATGCTGATGCTCAATACTGTAAGTCTTGTGGCAATACGTTACTCACAACTGGGTTATCTTGTGAACTCTCCACTCAAAAGATTCTTTATCCTACAGAAAATCACACCTCTAAGCCTTGA
- a CDS encoding glyoxalase — protein MQPTLFHLAFPISNIAQTKTFYAEGLGCQVGRENANSVILNLYGHQLVAHMTHEPLAPQRGVYPRHFGLVFTAKTDWETLVKRSQHQELKFYQMPKQRFVDSPLEHYTFFLEDPFYNLLEFKFYVHASAIFGEESCAQIGDPRGNGEADRP, from the coding sequence ATGCAACCTACCTTATTCCACCTGGCATTCCCAATTAGCAATATTGCCCAAACCAAAACCTTCTACGCAGAAGGTTTGGGCTGTCAGGTCGGGCGAGAGAACGCCAACTCAGTCATTCTAAATCTCTATGGACACCAACTCGTTGCCCACATGACCCATGAGCCACTGGCACCGCAGCGAGGCGTATATCCTCGGCATTTTGGATTAGTGTTCACGGCTAAAACAGATTGGGAAACCTTGGTGAAGCGATCGCAGCATCAAGAATTAAAATTCTACCAAATGCCCAAACAACGCTTTGTCGATTCGCCATTAGAACATTACACTTTTTTTTTAGAAGATCCTTTTTATAATTTACTGGAGTTTAAGTTTTACGTTCACGCTTCCGCAATTTTTGGAGAAGAAAGCTGTGCTCAAATTGGCGACCCTCGCGGTAACGGCGAAGCCGATCGCCCCTAG
- a CDS encoding DUF3153 domain-containing protein, with protein sequence MRDASQRLKRSPYSISKSISNVILHQFIKLRLLWFILVAALFLSGCVHNDVAIKFYDANHGEIVQHIRFKPQGSIHLSSDLNDAIATAWVESLEQRTKALGGSTRHPQAQEWLMTIPFHNAKDLESKFNQLFRSQSAQNSELPTSRLQIKTKNRLMWQRQHLQYDLDLRSLRATLQGNLSESIDLEFKLKTPWWAQSPITDDKLSSKLRKSEGQLAWRLKPGAMNHIEAIFWVPNFVGIGFCVISLMIIGGAIVKILLLSGAEIVAAEMD encoded by the coding sequence ATGCGTGATGCTTCGCAGAGACTAAAAAGGTCGCCCTACTCCATTTCCAAATCTATCTCAAATGTTATCCTCCATCAGTTCATTAAACTGCGTCTTCTCTGGTTTATTTTAGTTGCAGCTTTATTCCTCTCTGGCTGTGTTCACAATGATGTAGCCATAAAATTTTATGATGCTAATCATGGCGAAATTGTACAGCATATTCGCTTTAAACCTCAGGGTTCTATCCATCTTAGTTCTGATCTTAATGACGCGATCGCCACTGCTTGGGTCGAGAGCTTAGAACAACGCACAAAAGCATTAGGTGGTAGCACTCGTCATCCTCAAGCGCAAGAATGGCTCATGACTATTCCGTTTCATAACGCCAAAGATTTAGAGTCAAAGTTTAACCAATTATTTCGATCGCAATCAGCACAAAACTCGGAATTGCCCACTTCTCGGTTGCAAATTAAAACGAAAAATCGGCTGATGTGGCAGCGTCAGCACTTGCAGTATGACTTGGACTTGCGATCGCTCCGAGCCACACTCCAGGGCAATCTTAGTGAGTCGATAGATCTCGAATTCAAGCTCAAAACTCCTTGGTGGGCACAATCACCCATAACTGATGACAAATTGTCTTCTAAACTTCGTAAAAGCGAGGGGCAATTAGCATGGAGATTAAAGCCAGGGGCCATGAATCATATTGAAGCGATCTTTTGGGTACCTAACTTTGTAGGAATTGGATTTTGCGTCATTAGTTTAATGATCATTGGGGGAGCAATCGTAAAAATTCTGTTGTTGTCGGGGGCTGAAATTGTGGCTGCTGAAATGGATTAA